A window of Bacteroidia bacterium contains these coding sequences:
- a CDS encoding ABC transporter ATP-binding protein, translating into MISIKKVSRNYKTGETVVKALKQVSLEIDNGEFLSIAGPSGSGKTTLLNLIGCIDTIDEGEIIINGEAVTKMGKKEMTDYRRHNLGFIFQTYNLIPVLSAYENVAFVLSILNIDENEVKERTMAMLKEVGLEGMENRRPGKLSGGQQQRVAIARALIKNPQIVLADEPTANLDSKTGEEILKIMKKMNEKYKTTFLFSTHDQMVMDYGSRLVQLHDGLIISDERRGG; encoded by the coding sequence GTGATTAGTATAAAAAAAGTATCACGTAATTACAAAACAGGAGAGACAGTAGTTAAAGCCTTGAAGCAGGTCTCATTAGAGATTGATAATGGGGAGTTTTTGTCTATCGCTGGCCCATCAGGTTCAGGAAAGACCACACTGTTGAATCTCATTGGGTGTATAGACACCATTGATGAGGGTGAAATAATCATCAATGGAGAAGCTGTTACTAAGATGGGTAAAAAAGAGATGACTGACTACCGAAGACACAATTTAGGTTTTATTTTTCAAACTTACAATCTTATACCTGTTCTTAGTGCCTATGAAAATGTTGCCTTTGTCCTCTCAATTCTCAATATTGATGAGAATGAAGTTAAAGAGCGAACTATGGCTATGCTAAAAGAGGTGGGTTTAGAGGGGATGGAGAATCGTCGTCCTGGCAAACTCAGTGGTGGACAACAACAACGGGTTGCCATTGCTCGTGCACTGATTAAGAATCCCCAAATAGTTCTTGCTGATGAACCAACAGCTAACCTAGATTCTAAAACTGGAGAAGAAATTCTTAAAATTATGAAAAAGATGAATGAGAAGTATAAAACTACTTTCCTTTTTTCTACACACGATCAGATGGTGATGGACTACGGATCTCGTCTTGTACAGCTGCATGATGGACTTATCATCAGCGATGAGAGGAGGGGTGGATGA
- a CDS encoding FtsX-like permease family protein, with product MKFIFTLAMKNLNRYKRRTAVTAIAIAIGLMMYILVDSLLLGVEIESERNLIWYETSSVRIHNKDYWPDRLLYPLKEGIEKSTQLTKLLGENGYTATERIVFKADMVLYSNDFGEDGNFPVVVTAIDPEKDYEVFHYKDTLIEGRFLNKGEEDGILLGSWLAEDIGAEIGYWVTLLTRGNGGFFEAIDVQVVGIVNCPNPNVNRTLLMMDIDSVGAVLGMDGSVTEIDIKLPERADVDNEVTKIAEILDKGGFTNLQAQSWKMLAKDYLAIAEAKRGGTGVILFLVFIIAAVGISNTMLMAMYERTRELGMMRAMGMKENHIRLAFIFEAGGIGFLGAIVGIILGVVLNIFLVEIGIDYGAFFRDIDIGYRIQNIMRGAWSIKSLIIAFVSGITLSMVVSLLPIRRALKMDIPACLTYQ from the coding sequence ATGAAATTCATCTTTACTTTAGCGATGAAAAACCTAAATCGCTATAAAAGACGCACAGCTGTCACGGCTATTGCTATAGCCATTGGTCTAATGATGTATATTTTAGTTGATTCATTACTTTTAGGGGTCGAAATAGAGTCAGAGCGGAACCTAATTTGGTATGAAACCTCTTCCGTTAGGATACACAACAAAGATTATTGGCCTGACAGATTGCTCTATCCTCTAAAAGAGGGAATTGAAAAATCAACACAGTTAACCAAGTTGCTGGGAGAAAATGGGTATACAGCAACAGAGCGTATTGTGTTTAAAGCTGACATGGTTCTTTATAGCAACGACTTTGGTGAAGATGGGAACTTCCCTGTAGTGGTGACAGCCATTGATCCTGAAAAAGATTATGAAGTGTTTCACTACAAAGATACCTTAATTGAGGGGAGATTTCTCAACAAAGGAGAGGAGGATGGTATCCTTTTAGGCTCTTGGCTTGCTGAAGATATAGGGGCTGAAATTGGCTATTGGGTTACCCTTCTAACTCGGGGAAATGGGGGATTTTTTGAAGCAATAGATGTGCAAGTGGTAGGTATTGTTAACTGCCCAAATCCCAATGTGAATCGCACCCTTCTTATGATGGATATAGATAGTGTTGGAGCTGTGTTAGGTATGGATGGGTCAGTTACAGAAATAGATATCAAACTACCAGAACGAGCAGATGTTGATAATGAGGTGACTAAAATAGCAGAAATCCTTGATAAAGGAGGTTTTACCAATCTTCAAGCCCAAAGTTGGAAAATGTTGGCCAAGGATTACTTAGCAATTGCAGAGGCAAAGAGGGGGGGGACAGGAGTTATCTTGTTTTTAGTGTTTATCATCGCTGCGGTGGGCATCTCCAATACGATGCTTATGGCAATGTATGAGAGAACTCGTGAGTTGGGGATGATGAGAGCAATGGGAATGAAGGAGAACCATATTCGTCTAGCTTTCATTTTTGAAGCTGGTGGCATTGGATTTTTGGGTGCAATTGTGGGGATTATATTGGGAGTTGTGTTAAACATCTTTTTGGTTGAGATAGGAATAGATTATGGGGCCTTTTTTCGTGATATAGATATTGGTTATAGAATCCAAAATATAATGCGAGGGGCATGGAGCATCAAAAGCTTAATTATAGCTTTCGTATCTGGTATCACTCTTTCAATGGTTGTTTCGTTACTACCTATTAGGCGAGCTTTAAAGATGGACATTCCTGCATGCCTAACTTACCAATAG
- a CDS encoding ABC transporter permease: MMKKLPSIAFRNIFRNLRRSILSAVAIAVSAMSIVMLFGFLDGMDADMASNLKSYYTGEVRIQHADFEKYERYNPLHLGVDYKSIEPIANTHDQVRSSTARINFPANMYLGEKSHGVMGVGVDFLREKDFIDFSSLLQEGRLPQEKENEILMGFALAREMNLNVGDKVTLLSTTAARGSNAFTFKIVGIVGFPIAALNANFVWAPIEQVQKFLGMDQQVQQILLMLEDKADEKLVAKQLRNEIETKVGSVTDTRSWNELNDFYGFFKVAKFIYYFIAMFFFVLGSTVIINTTMMIIFERMREIGMLSTLGMHGSELTKLFLLEGFFISLIGSAVGVIIGYIGTYYMGKIGLNFSDAMSGIDLEVSSILYPQTNILTTIVVWFYAVVISTLSTFIPSRRASKIEPVEALRYV; encoded by the coding sequence ATGATGAAAAAACTTCCAAGTATTGCCTTTAGGAACATTTTTAGAAATCTTAGGCGTTCAATTCTGTCAGCAGTTGCTATAGCTGTCTCAGCAATGAGCATAGTAATGCTCTTTGGCTTCCTCGATGGGATGGATGCCGATATGGCAAGCAATCTAAAATCTTATTATACCGGTGAAGTTCGCATCCAACATGCCGACTTTGAGAAATATGAGCGCTACAATCCGCTACACCTTGGAGTTGATTACAAGAGCATTGAGCCTATTGCAAATACACACGATCAAGTACGCTCTTCTACAGCTAGAATTAACTTTCCAGCAAACATGTACCTAGGTGAAAAATCTCATGGAGTTATGGGAGTTGGAGTTGATTTTTTAAGGGAAAAAGATTTCATCGATTTTTCTTCACTACTACAAGAGGGGAGACTTCCCCAAGAAAAAGAGAATGAAATTTTGATGGGCTTTGCTTTAGCTAGAGAGATGAATCTTAATGTTGGAGATAAGGTGACTTTACTTAGTACTACAGCAGCACGTGGAAGCAATGCCTTCACTTTTAAAATTGTGGGGATTGTAGGATTTCCTATAGCTGCTCTCAATGCGAACTTTGTTTGGGCCCCAATAGAGCAAGTTCAGAAGTTTTTAGGGATGGATCAGCAGGTGCAACAAATATTGTTGATGCTTGAAGATAAAGCAGATGAAAAACTAGTGGCAAAGCAACTTAGAAATGAGATTGAAACTAAGGTAGGTAGTGTTACTGATACACGCTCTTGGAATGAATTAAACGATTTTTATGGATTTTTCAAAGTTGCAAAATTTATCTACTATTTTATAGCAATGTTCTTTTTTGTTTTAGGTAGTACAGTAATCATTAACACAACAATGATGATTATATTTGAAAGGATGCGTGAGATTGGAATGCTCTCAACATTAGGAATGCACGGATCCGAACTGACTAAACTCTTTTTATTAGAGGGGTTTTTTATTAGCCTTATTGGCTCTGCTGTTGGGGTAATTATTGGCTATATTGGCACCTATTATATGGGAAAAATTGGACTTAATTTCTCTGATGCTATGAGCGGCATAGATCTTGAGGTGTCGTCAATCTTATACCCTCAAACAAACATTTTAACCACTATTGTTGTTTGGTTCTATGCTGTAGTGATATCGACACTATCTACATTTATCCCCTCTCGCCGCGCTTCAAAAATAGAACCTGTGGAGGCTCTACGCTATGTATAA
- a CDS encoding outer membrane lipoprotein-sorting protein — protein MYKKLLYLLLFCLIIPAQLFALTAEEIVEKMDSLSTFDTTHSTGSIQTTDRFGTKITLFNFWSQGKKDSLIEFTSKAERGQKILRTEGSLYLFYPDAEQLIRMQGAALRQSMLGSDISYEDMTEEKTTLDNYQVKLEKEELFKEQDCYVLTLTAKSRSVAYPVQKLWVDKQTFLVWKGEYYTKQGRLLKEMEVLKTFSVGDRVLPKESKIEDKMKKNSFTIMSVDSFEANPKLDKKIFTLENLTW, from the coding sequence ATGTATAAAAAATTACTATACTTACTTCTCTTTTGTTTAATTATCCCCGCACAGCTTTTTGCCCTTACTGCTGAAGAAATTGTAGAAAAGATGGATAGTCTTTCTACCTTTGATACCACCCACTCTACAGGCTCAATCCAAACTACCGACCGCTTTGGTACAAAAATTACCCTTTTTAATTTTTGGAGCCAAGGGAAAAAAGATTCTTTAATTGAGTTTACCAGCAAAGCAGAACGGGGTCAGAAGATTCTTCGCACTGAGGGGAGTCTTTATCTCTTTTATCCAGATGCTGAACAGCTTATCAGGATGCAAGGGGCAGCTTTGCGTCAATCGATGTTGGGCTCTGATATCTCCTACGAAGATATGACTGAAGAGAAAACAACATTAGATAACTATCAAGTAAAGCTAGAGAAAGAGGAGTTGTTTAAAGAACAAGATTGTTATGTTTTAACTCTAACTGCAAAGAGTCGTTCAGTTGCCTATCCTGTTCAAAAACTTTGGGTAGATAAACAAACATTTTTGGTGTGGAAAGGGGAGTATTATACAAAACAGGGACGCCTTCTTAAAGAGATGGAAGTGCTTAAAACCTTTAGTGTGGGAGATAGAGTACTCCCTAAAGAGAGTAAAATTGAAGACAAGATGAAAAAAAACTCTTTTACCATTATGAGTGTCGACTCTTTTGAAGCAAATCCGAAACTTGATAAAAAAATCTTCACTTTGGAGAACCTAACATGGTAA